One Lutzomyia longipalpis isolate SR_M1_2022 chromosome 4, ASM2433408v1 DNA segment encodes these proteins:
- the LOC129796015 gene encoding transmembrane protein 19, whose translation MEERKQSRFYTYLPIFLCSLAIPLSMFMWLGHLAFTKFTTHPEDDNLEIPPTRWLMSILIPTLFAVYGYRRKGVNLSGAIFGFILAVVLTVANYAFLSCLMVFFITGSRATKFRSAQKAKIEEDFRGGEGKRNWIQVLCNAGMGLQLSFLYLIDCGPGERPIDFGPLYRSSWLGIALLSSFACSNGDTWASELGSVLNKADPFLITTRKRVPRGTNGGVTPIGLLVSFLGGLAIGIGYYLTIIYSVDRAILLRSPPQWPLIIFGGIAGLFGSVIDSLIGATLQFSGQDEKGHIVEHPGKNVRHISGIRILDNHSVNLISSIVTGLIMPTFAIHFWP comes from the exons ATGGAAGAAAGAAAGCAATCCCGCTTCTACACGTACCTGCCAATCTTTCTGTGCAGCCTCGCAATCCCATTGTCCATGTTCATGTGGCTGGGTCATTTGGCATTCACAAAGTTCACGACTCATCCGGAAGATG ataatttgGAAATTCCTCCCACAAGGTGGCTCATGTCAATCCTCATCCCCACCTTGTTTGCCGTCTACGGCTACCGGCGAAAGGGTGTGAACCTATCCGGAGCAATTTTTGGCTTCATCCTTGCTGTTGTGCTCACCGTGGCTAATTATGCCTTCCTCTCGTGCCTCATGGTCTTCTTCATCACTGGATCACGAGCTACGAAATTCCGTTCAGCGCAGAAGGCGAAGATTGAGGAGGATTTTCGCGGTGGTGAAGGGAAGCGTAACTGGATTCAG GTGCTCTGTAATGCTGGTATGGGCCTCCAGTTGTCCTTCCTCTATCTCATTGATTGTGGCCCCGGAGAGAGACCAATTGACTTCGGGCCACTTTACCGCTCTAGCTGGTTGGGTATTGCCCTCCTGAGCTCCTTTGCATGCAGCAACGGGGACACATGGGCCAGTGAATTGGGCAGTGTACTCAACAAAGCAGATCCCTTCCTCATAACCACGCGGAAACGCGTTCCACGCGGTACAAATGGCGGTGTTACCCCCATAGGGCTCCTCGTGAGCTTCCTCGGTGGTCTCGCCATTGGAATTGGCTACTACCTCACCATTATATACTCCGTCGATCGAGCTATCCTCCTCCGTAGTCCACCGCAGTGGCCTCTAATTATCTTCGGTGGTATTGCTGGGCTCTTTGGCTCCGTCATAGATTCCCTCATTGGGGCAACACTTCAGTTCTCAGGGCAGGATGAGAAGGGACACATTGTGGAGCATCCGGGGAAGAATGTGCGACACATCAGTGGAATTCGCATCTTGGATAATCACAGTGTGAATCTCATCTCAAGCATTGTCACCGGTCTCATCATGCCAACCTTTGCCATTCATTTCTGGCCCTAA